The DNA window ACTATTATTTTTTCTAAATACACGAATTCTTCTACCATTAATACTTGTTTTAACAATTTTATTTTGATTAATTTCAGATAGAAAAGTTGAATATGAAATTTGTTTTTTTTTATTAAATTTATTTAGATTAAAACTCTGGAAAACAGATATTAATATGACTGTAATTGCTAACCAGAGAATTAGATTTTTTGCCATATCTTTCAAAAAGTAACCCCTTGTAACTTTATAGTATATTTTATATTAATTTTTATATCTTTTTGCAACAATATAAATTTCATTTGATTGAGATCTTGAAGCATTAGGTTTTCTAATTTTAACTATTTCAAATATAGAACTAATTTTTTTATAAAATTGTGTTAATCCTTTACCTTGAAAAGTTTTTACTAGAAAAATTCCATTGTGTCTTAATTTAGAATAGCATAATTTTAATGTTAATTCATTCAAATAAATAATCCGAGGTATATCTATTTCTTTAATACCAGAAATATTTGGAGACATATCGGACATTATCATATGAACTTTTATTTTATTAAGTTTTTTTATAATTTTATTAAAAAATATAGGATTACATATATTACCTTTGTAAAAATTAACGTTTTGAATATAATCCATTGGTAATATATCACATGCTATAATTCTTCCTTTATTACCAATTTTTAATGATGCAAAACTAGACCATCCTCCAGGAGAGGATCCTAAATCAATTATTATCATATTTTTTTTAAAAATTTTATCTATTTTTTCTATTTCTGCTAATTTAAACCAAGATCTTGATCTATATCTATTAATATTTTTTTGAACTTTTTTTATATAAAAATCTTTAAAATTATTTTTTAACCATATTTTAGATTTTTTTTTTTTTTATAATTCATAAAATTATTTATTAAATAAATAACAATTTATTTTAATAGTAAAAATACTATGTTTAAATATATCAAAAAAAGATATTAAAAAAAAGTTTAATATATTTTATTTATATAAATAAATAAAAAATATAAAAATTTTTAAAATATATATTTTTTAATTAGCATTTAATAATTCAGTTAAATTAGCAGCAGCAGAATCTGCTGAAGAAATATTATTATTTTTTTTATCAATCTTTTTTTTATTAATACGATTTGTATGATAAGAATATCCAGTTCCTGCAGGGATTAATCTACCTACAATTACATTTTCTTTTAATCCTTTTAATTCATCACTTTTCCCTGCAACAGAAGATTCTGTTAAAACTCTGGTTGTTTCTTGAAAAGAAGCCGCTGAAATAAAAGAAGAAGTTGCTAAAGATGCTTTAGTAATTCCTAATAGATCACGATTATATCGTGCAATATTTTTCCCCTGATCATTTAATTTTTTATTCTCTCTATCAATTATAGAAACTTCTAATTGCTCTCCCTCTAAAAAATTAGAATCTCCCATTTTAGTTATAGTAGCTTTACGTAACATTTGACGTATAATAACTTCTATATGTTTATCATTAATTTTTACTCCTTGTAATCGGTAAACATCTTGTACTTCATTAATTATATAATTAGTAACAGCATTTACCCCTCTTAATCTTAAGATATCATGTGGAGATTCCGGCCCATCTGAAATAATATCACCTTTATTAATTAGTTCTCCTTCAAAAATATTTAATTGTCTCCATTTTGGAATCATTTCTTCATATGGATCTATATCTAAATTAATAGGAGTAATGATTATTCTTCTTTTTCCTTTTGTTTCTTTTCCAAAAGAGATAATACCACTAATTTCTGCTAATATAGCAGCATCTTTAGGCTTACGTGCTTCGAATAAATCTGCTACTCTTGGAAGTCCTCCAGTAATATCTTTAGTACCTCCTGATTCTTGTGGTACTTTTGCTAAAATATCTCCTATACTAATCATACTTTCATCTTTTAAATGAATAATAGATTTATTAGGTAGAAAATAATGTGCTGGCATATCTGTACCAGGTATAATTATATCTTCATTATTTTCATTTAAAATTTTAATCATAGGTCTAAAATCTCGACCTATAGAAGGTCTTTCCGAGGTATCTAAGACAACAAAAGATACTAATCCTGTTAAATCATCTGTTTGTTTTATAACTGTTTGTCCTTCTAACATATCAACAAATTTTATTTTCCCACTAACTTCAGTAATAATTGGCATAGAATGAGGATCCCAGTAAGACACTATTTCTCCAGCAATAATATTAGATCCATTTTTTTTTGTTATAATAGCTCCATATGGTATTTTATAACTTTCTATAATTTTATTTAAATTATCAACTACTTTTAATTCAGCATTTCTTGAAATAACTACTAATTTATTAGTATTATTTATAACTGATTTTGTATTTACTAATTTAATAATTCCATTATCTTTTACTTGTATACTAGATTCTGCTGCAGATCTTGAAGCAGCTCCTCCAATATGAAAAGTTCTCATGGTTAATTGAGTACCAGGTTCCCCTATAGATTGAGCTGCAATAACACCTATAGCTTCTCCTTTATTTATAATATGTCCTCTAGCTAAATCACGACCATAACAATATGCACAAACACCAAAAGAAGTTTCACAACTAACAACAGACCTTACTTTAATATTATCAATGGCGTATTGTTCTAATATATTACAATATTTTTCATTTAATAAAGTATTTTTATAAATTAGAACTGTTTTCCCGTCTGTTTTTAAAACATCTTCAGCTGTAACTCTACCTAAAACTCTTTCTCGTAATGATTCTTTTATATCTCTTCCTGTTATAATTGAAGAAATTCTTATTCCCCCTAAAGTAGAACAATCATCTTCAGTTATAACTAAATCTTGTGCTACATCTACTAATCTTCTAGTTAAATATCCAGAATTAGCTGTTTTTAGAGCAGTATCAGCTAATCCTTTTCTAGCACCATGAGTAGAAATAAAATATTGTAAAACATTTAAACCTTCTCTAAAATTAGCAATAATTGGAGTTTCAATAATAGAACCATCTGGTTTCGCCATTAATCCTCTCATTCCAGCTAACTGTCTAATTTGTGCTGCAGAACCTCTAGCTCCAGAATCTGCCATCATAAAAATATTATTAAAAGAACTTTGTTTAACTATATATCCTTTTTGATTAGTTATATTATCAACTGATAAATTTTTCATCATAGCTTTAGCTACTTTTTCATTA is part of the Enterobacteriaceae endosymbiont of Donacia fulgens genome and encodes:
- a CDS encoding RlmE family RNA methyltransferase, whose amino-acid sequence is MWLKNNFKDFYIKKVQKNINRYRSRSWFKLAEIEKIDKIFKKNMIIIDLGSSPGGWSSFASLKIGNKGRIIACDILPMDYIQNVNFYKGNICNPIFFNKIIKKLNKIKVHMIMSDMSPNISGIKEIDIPRIIYLNELTLKLCYSKLRHNGIFLVKTFQGKGLTQFYKKISSIFEIVKIRKPNASRSQSNEIYIVAKRYKN
- the rpoC gene encoding DNA-directed RNA polymerase subunit beta', whose translation is MKDLFNFLKSQKKIEEFDTIKLSLASSDMIKSWSFGEVKKPETINYRTFKPERDGLFCARIFGPIKDYECLCGKYKRLKHRGVICEKCGVEVTQTKVRRDRMGHIELASPIAHIWFLKSLPSRIGLLLNMPLRDIEKILYFESYVVVKEGISRLEKKQILSEEQYMDLLEEFGDEFEAKIGAEAIQYLLKNINLKQECKILRNELNNTNSETKRKKIAKRIKLLESFIYSGNKPEWMIMNILPVLPPDLRPLVPLDGGRFATSDLNDLYRRVINRNNRLKRLLELSAPDIIVKNEKRMLQEAVDALLDNGRRGKAITGSNKRPLKSLADMIKGKQGRFRQNLLGKRVDYSGRSVITVGPYLRLHQCGLPKKMALELFKPFIYGKLEIKGFATTIKAAKKMVEKEESIVWDILDEVIKEHPILLNRAPTLHRLGIQAFEPILVEGKAIQLHPLVCAAYNADFDGDQMAVHIPLTLEAQLEARILMMSTNNILSPANGEPIIVPSQDVVLGIYYMTKDKINAYGAGMILTGPKEAERAYNVGQVDLHAHVKVRIKEYTKNLLTNKWIKNIIIVNTTIGRAIFWNQVPKGIPYYLINKTLGKKDISNILNICYRILGLKSTVIFADQIMYTGFHYATKSGTSVGIDDIIIPKNKTEIINEAKLEVNEIQEQFQSGLVTAGERYNKVIDIWASANEKVAKAMMKNLSVDNITNQKGYIVKQSSFNNIFMMADSGARGSAAQIRQLAGMRGLMAKPDGSIIETPIIANFREGLNVLQYFISTHGARKGLADTALKTANSGYLTRRLVDVAQDLVITEDDCSTLGGIRISSIITGRDIKESLRERVLGRVTAEDVLKTDGKTVLIYKNTLLNEKYCNILEQYAIDNIKVRSVVSCETSFGVCAYCYGRDLARGHIINKGEAIGVIAAQSIGEPGTQLTMRTFHIGGAASRSAAESSIQVKDNGIIKLVNTKSVINNTNKLVVISRNAELKVVDNLNKIIESYKIPYGAIITKKNGSNIIAGEIVSYWDPHSMPIITEVSGKIKFVDMLEGQTVIKQTDDLTGLVSFVVLDTSERPSIGRDFRPMIKILNENNEDIIIPGTDMPAHYFLPNKSIIHLKDESMISIGDILAKVPQESGGTKDITGGLPRVADLFEARKPKDAAILAEISGIISFGKETKGKRRIIITPINLDIDPYEEMIPKWRQLNIFEGELINKGDIISDGPESPHDILRLRGVNAVTNYIINEVQDVYRLQGVKINDKHIEVIIRQMLRKATITKMGDSNFLEGEQLEVSIIDRENKKLNDQGKNIARYNRDLLGITKASLATSSFISAASFQETTRVLTESSVAGKSDELKGLKENVIVGRLIPAGTGYSYHTNRINKKKIDKKNNNISSADSAAANLTELLNAN